The following coding sequences lie in one Thalassoglobus polymorphus genomic window:
- a CDS encoding Sec-independent protein translocase subunit TatA/TatB, with protein sequence MLGMFGLGTPELIILAVIVLLLFGSRLPSAMKSLGMSVNSFKKGMEETDEDDKKDPDHIDS encoded by the coding sequence ATGTTGGGTATGTTTGGACTTGGAACTCCTGAATTAATCATCCTCGCGGTGATCGTGCTGCTTCTATTTGGCAGTCGACTCCCGTCAGCGATGAAGAGCTTGGGAATGTCTGTCAATTCCTTCAAAAAGGGCATGGAAGAAACAGACGAGGACGACAAAAAAGACCCTGACCACATCGACTCCTGA